One genomic region from Microbacterium sp. No. 7 encodes:
- a CDS encoding conjugal transfer protein produces the protein MGLFSKREKELKAPKDQKSPEAKGSSWTHGRQMSGRLLSGLLFAAIACGPIALFAAAARPAAIASAPAQTQEAGLSVQQQSAGGYALGYVGSWLGASKEAPGDLGDYIDLATLRQLSEQPWEYRNLAVVSITPVDETSFINVVVAGNVKELTVSDSSDTSSTTWPRRYFQVAVSAEGETLRVVGLPAPVAAPVEGKTTSLAYAQTISSSDPAAETVSAFLGAYLAGSGELARFSSPGTDFTALSPAPYVNVSVFDLRADVAPAKTPGDGDVVKVLATVSLLSPLEQQLTSTYSLTLTARAGRWEVSAIDLAPQATSEKKSATPEPSPSGTGN, from the coding sequence ATGGGACTGTTCAGCAAGCGTGAGAAGGAGCTCAAGGCTCCGAAGGATCAGAAGTCGCCCGAGGCCAAGGGCAGCAGCTGGACGCACGGCCGGCAGATGAGCGGCCGGCTGCTGTCGGGGCTTCTGTTCGCGGCGATCGCGTGTGGCCCGATCGCACTGTTCGCGGCCGCGGCCCGACCAGCCGCGATCGCTTCCGCGCCTGCGCAGACGCAGGAGGCAGGGCTGAGCGTCCAGCAGCAGTCCGCAGGCGGGTACGCGCTGGGTTACGTGGGGTCCTGGCTGGGCGCGAGCAAGGAGGCGCCCGGCGACCTCGGCGACTACATCGACCTGGCTACGCTCCGTCAGCTCTCCGAGCAGCCCTGGGAGTACCGCAACCTCGCCGTGGTGTCCATCACCCCCGTCGACGAGACGAGCTTCATCAACGTCGTCGTCGCCGGCAATGTGAAGGAGCTGACCGTCAGCGACTCCAGCGACACGAGCTCGACGACCTGGCCGCGCCGCTACTTCCAGGTGGCGGTGTCGGCCGAGGGAGAGACCCTCCGGGTCGTGGGGCTGCCTGCCCCGGTTGCGGCGCCGGTGGAGGGGAAGACGACCTCCCTGGCGTACGCGCAGACGATCAGCTCGAGCGACCCAGCCGCGGAGACCGTGTCCGCGTTCCTCGGCGCCTACCTGGCCGGCTCGGGGGAACTCGCGAGATTCAGCTCCCCGGGTACCGACTTCACCGCACTCTCGCCTGCCCCCTACGTGAACGTCAGCGTCTTCGACCTGCGCGCCGACGTCGCGCCGGCCAAGACGCCGGGGGACGGCGACGTCGTCAAGGTCCTCGCCACGGTGTCGCTGCTCAGCCCGCTCGAGCAGCAGCTCACCTCCACCTACTCCCTGACTCTCACCGCCCGGGCCGGCCGGTGGGAGGTCAGTGCGATCGATCTTGCACCGCAAGCGACCTCTGAGAAGAAGTCGGCAACCCCCGAGCCGTCGCCGTCCGGCACCGGCAACTAA
- a CDS encoding M23 family metallopeptidase, which produces MTDLLERPAETSPLTDPVDEETRTGRWKWVVAVIAVILVPIMVFAAYTMFLMSMLGSGGGTASSCTVSAGGVATELTVTTSGGSTRTLTATELGHAATILAVARSLGVSERGQQIAMMTALQESGLKMYANSSVPASLDYPHDAVGSDHDSVNFFQQRVSGWGSVKDLMDPTYAARAFFGGPDGPNEGSPRGLLDIPGWESMSLGEAAQTVQVSAFPDAYDKWEGAAQQIISSVGGSVSCDSSVLVGQAAYPLSPGFNMTSGYGPRDIDVPNASTWHVAIDLQHWPNPCGDPVYAILPGTVVLSSDLWLSVKHPDGFIVSYLHMYKSQRLVDVGDQITAGQQIGVTGNVPPSGGCHLDLRINKNGTTNPAVAGLQEAPALGAPAQYAGYVNPEEFLRLYGIEICPPDSCRRP; this is translated from the coding sequence GTGACCGATCTGCTCGAGCGACCCGCCGAAACGTCGCCGCTCACCGACCCCGTTGACGAGGAGACCCGCACCGGCCGCTGGAAGTGGGTGGTCGCCGTGATCGCCGTGATCCTCGTGCCGATCATGGTCTTCGCCGCCTACACGATGTTCCTGATGTCGATGCTCGGCAGCGGCGGCGGAACCGCGTCGAGCTGCACCGTGAGCGCCGGCGGAGTCGCCACCGAGCTCACCGTCACGACCAGCGGCGGATCGACGCGGACGCTGACCGCCACCGAGCTCGGCCACGCAGCGACGATCCTCGCCGTGGCACGCTCTCTTGGCGTCTCCGAGCGAGGGCAGCAGATCGCGATGATGACGGCCCTGCAGGAGTCGGGCTTGAAGATGTACGCGAACAGCAGCGTGCCGGCATCCCTGGACTACCCCCACGACGCGGTCGGCAGCGACCACGACTCCGTCAACTTCTTCCAGCAGCGCGTGTCCGGGTGGGGCTCGGTCAAGGACCTGATGGACCCCACCTACGCCGCCAGAGCGTTCTTCGGCGGCCCTGACGGGCCGAACGAGGGCAGCCCCCGCGGTCTGCTCGACATCCCGGGGTGGGAGAGCATGAGCCTGGGCGAGGCGGCGCAGACCGTACAGGTGTCCGCTTTCCCCGACGCCTACGACAAATGGGAGGGCGCCGCCCAGCAGATCATCTCCTCAGTCGGCGGCTCGGTCAGCTGCGACAGCAGCGTCCTGGTGGGGCAGGCCGCGTACCCCCTCTCGCCCGGCTTCAACATGACCTCCGGGTACGGGCCTCGCGACATCGACGTGCCCAACGCCTCAACCTGGCACGTCGCAATCGACCTGCAGCACTGGCCGAACCCCTGCGGCGACCCCGTCTACGCGATCCTCCCCGGCACGGTCGTCCTCAGCAGCGACCTGTGGCTGTCGGTCAAGCACCCGGACGGGTTCATCGTCAGCTACCTGCACATGTACAAGAGCCAGCGCCTCGTCGACGTGGGCGATCAGATCACCGCAGGCCAGCAGATCGGCGTGACCGGGAACGTCCCTCCCTCGGGCGGTTGCCACCTGGACTTGCGGATCAACAAGAACGGCACCACCAACCCCGCCGTCGCCGGACTGCAGGAGGCGCCCGCGCTCGGCGCGCCGGCCCAGTACGCAGGCTATGTCAACCCAGAAGAGTTCCTCCGCCTCTACGGCATCGAGATCTGCCCGCCGGACAGCTGCCGGCGGCCCTGA
- a CDS encoding ATP-binding protein, with protein sequence MQIPATAMTSNLMWTRSGVVWATWRLQPLPYAYSSDTNQKLVKAHHQALFQAHRGEGLLLGLCADLDPVAVVERMLDGIRISDCPDLAEEIELTLDSLEQIRLGTRAFWLAVPLAAGAWKARAMSALRAADTKLRDTLALPRQLPSDGEIAAAARAAKEIEVRIPAAFQPTRATPAEQIWIALHSQQRGLAADMAAPVPPAKGAAPDDIAHFQMPSAMPNPWIDEGGQSDLSKGQQFVPFKRRYVKIHSPYADASSYQVVQSLVATPKMGWVSPGVEWLSHVDQFPVDVDWAVRFTVTGAEEVKRRNKKAESALEEQYKHQEGTATITGGGSDLGEIAETLAAYHASLNRSDKEVEVQGTVLFAVGADTAELAQARARFVAEEYKSSDFILEAPLGGQEDLWWSMIPGTATSRLSRELTQITTGREFATGVPLASNELGDERGARFGENISTARHTPILRDADGSIQADTSASFGVVAELGAGKSVLLKCDMGDTVDRNGRVVAIDRTEAKEYAAFAKSLRPDTTTIVDLMTPESSLDPLRMFGPLVGARMVQSLFAVMLGIRARDARGVALSRLMEPEYVAAHDITSLGRLRAHLKTITSAESDELSGLIGLVASKDIGEVLFNDTLPAVDLKSRALVFLTHGLSLPDKTELEHAHLFEEMPLEKIYGRAMYAMLMGVTREVCFMNPGELAGAYFDECHHITASPEGERDLRIGIRDGRKHRAFFALGSHDPEDFGETQTRGLLKTRYVMRQTDKDLARRAIEWLTGEPADAHMVKVVTEDLSPLGSDGRVAPDRRGEGLIRDQRGRIGKFRRTLPERPDRREAVLSTPSLVTP encoded by the coding sequence ATGCAGATTCCAGCGACAGCAATGACGAGCAACCTGATGTGGACTCGCTCGGGCGTGGTGTGGGCGACGTGGCGGCTGCAGCCGCTGCCGTACGCCTACAGCAGCGACACCAACCAGAAGCTCGTCAAGGCGCACCACCAGGCGCTCTTCCAGGCTCACCGCGGCGAGGGCCTCCTCCTCGGCCTGTGCGCGGATCTCGACCCGGTCGCGGTCGTCGAAAGGATGCTGGACGGCATCCGGATCAGCGACTGCCCCGACCTGGCAGAGGAGATCGAGCTGACCTTGGACTCGCTCGAGCAGATCCGGTTGGGTACCCGTGCCTTCTGGCTCGCGGTTCCCCTCGCCGCTGGCGCGTGGAAGGCCCGCGCGATGTCCGCGCTGCGCGCAGCTGATACGAAGCTGCGCGACACGCTCGCACTGCCCCGCCAGCTGCCCAGCGACGGCGAGATCGCCGCGGCCGCCCGGGCGGCCAAGGAGATCGAGGTGCGCATCCCGGCCGCGTTCCAGCCGACGCGCGCGACTCCCGCCGAGCAGATCTGGATCGCGCTGCACTCCCAGCAGCGCGGACTCGCAGCCGACATGGCCGCGCCCGTTCCGCCGGCCAAGGGCGCAGCCCCCGACGATATCGCCCACTTCCAGATGCCGTCCGCGATGCCCAACCCGTGGATCGACGAGGGCGGGCAGAGCGACCTCTCCAAGGGTCAGCAGTTCGTCCCGTTCAAGCGCCGCTACGTGAAGATCCACAGCCCGTACGCGGACGCCTCGTCCTACCAGGTGGTCCAGTCCCTCGTCGCCACGCCCAAGATGGGCTGGGTGTCACCGGGTGTCGAGTGGCTCTCCCACGTCGACCAGTTCCCCGTCGACGTCGACTGGGCGGTGCGGTTCACCGTCACAGGCGCGGAGGAGGTCAAGCGCCGCAACAAGAAGGCCGAGTCGGCGCTCGAGGAGCAGTACAAGCACCAGGAAGGTACCGCGACGATCACCGGCGGCGGATCCGACCTGGGCGAGATCGCTGAGACCCTCGCGGCCTACCACGCCTCCCTCAACCGTTCCGACAAGGAGGTTGAGGTGCAGGGCACTGTGCTGTTCGCGGTGGGCGCTGACACCGCCGAGCTCGCGCAGGCCAGAGCCCGCTTCGTCGCCGAGGAGTACAAGAGCTCGGACTTCATTCTCGAGGCGCCGCTGGGTGGGCAGGAAGACCTGTGGTGGTCGATGATTCCCGGCACCGCGACAAGCCGCCTCTCCCGCGAGCTCACGCAGATCACCACCGGCAGGGAGTTCGCCACCGGGGTCCCGCTGGCCAGCAACGAGCTGGGCGATGAGCGCGGCGCGCGCTTCGGGGAGAACATCTCCACCGCCCGCCACACGCCGATCCTCCGCGACGCTGACGGCAGCATCCAGGCCGACACCAGCGCCAGCTTCGGGGTCGTCGCCGAGCTCGGCGCCGGAAAGAGCGTGCTCCTCAAGTGCGACATGGGCGACACGGTCGACCGCAACGGCCGCGTCGTGGCGATCGACCGTACCGAGGCGAAGGAGTACGCGGCGTTCGCGAAGAGCCTGCGCCCTGACACCACCACGATCGTCGACCTGATGACGCCGGAGTCCTCGCTGGATCCGCTGCGCATGTTCGGCCCGCTCGTCGGTGCCCGCATGGTGCAGTCTCTCTTCGCGGTGATGCTCGGCATCCGCGCCCGCGACGCCCGCGGGGTCGCCTTGTCCCGGCTCATGGAGCCGGAGTACGTCGCCGCGCACGACATCACCAGCCTCGGCCGGCTCCGCGCGCACTTGAAGACCATCACCTCGGCCGAGAGCGACGAGCTGTCCGGACTGATCGGCCTGGTCGCGTCAAAGGACATCGGCGAGGTCCTCTTCAACGACACGCTGCCCGCCGTCGACCTGAAATCGCGCGCGCTGGTCTTCCTCACCCACGGCCTCTCGCTCCCCGACAAGACCGAGCTCGAGCACGCTCACCTGTTCGAGGAGATGCCGCTCGAGAAGATCTACGGCCGCGCCATGTACGCGATGCTCATGGGCGTCACGCGCGAGGTGTGCTTCATGAACCCCGGCGAGCTCGCCGGCGCCTACTTCGACGAATGCCACCACATCACCGCCTCCCCCGAGGGAGAGCGCGATCTGCGCATCGGCATCCGGGACGGCCGCAAGCACCGCGCGTTCTTCGCTCTCGGGTCCCACGACCCCGAGGACTTCGGCGAGACCCAGACCCGCGGTCTGCTCAAGACCCGATACGTCATGCGACAGACCGACAAGGATCTCGCCCGCCGCGCAATCGAGTGGCTGACAGGTGAACCGGCCGACGCGCACATGGTGAAGGTCGTCACCGAGGACCTCTCCCCGCTGGGCTCTGACGGGAGAGTCGCCCCCGATCGCCGCGGCGAGGGGCTGATCCGCGACCAGCGCGGCCGGATCGGGAAGTTCCGTCGCACCCTCCCCGAGCGCCCGGACCGGCGTGAAGCCGTGCTGTCGACGCCCTCCCTGGTGACGCCGTGA